The Pseudomonas fragi DNA window GCAATTTGCCGTTGTCCTCGCCGTTGCGGGTGTCAGTCATTCGATCGATCCAAATCCGATAGGCTTGCAACACAAGATGAAGGCAACTGCGGGCTTTTTCAAGCCCGCAGGTGGTCGGTTAGCCCAACCACCCCCAATTTGAGCTGCTTAAGCGGGCATTTGACGCTTGCTGAACACAGAGTCGATCAAACCGTATTCGGTTGCACGCTCGGCGCTCATGAAGTTGTCACGCTCGGTGTCGCGCTCGATGGTTTCGAGAGTCTGGCCCGTGTGGTGAGCCAGCAGCGAGTTCAAGCGATGACGGATGTTAAGGATTTCCTTGGCATGAATGTCGATATCCGACGCCTGGCCCTGGAAACCGCCCAGCGGCTGGTGAATCATCATGCGCGAGTTCGGCAGGCAGTGACGCTTGCCCGGTGCGCCACCGGCCAACAGGAAGGCACCCATGCTGCAGGCCTGGCCGATGCAGATGGTCGACACGTCAGGCTTGATGAATTGCATGGTGTCGTAGATCGACATGCCTGCAGTCACCGAACCGCCCGGCGAGTTGATGTACAGGTGGATGTCCTTGTCCGGGTTCTCGGCCTCAAGGAACAGCAGCTGCGCCGCCACCAGGTTGGCCATGTAGTCTTCTACGGGGCCGACCAGGAAGATGATTCGCTCCTTCAGGAGGCGCGAGTAGATGTCGTAAGCGCGTTCGCCACGGGCGGACTGCTCGACAACCATCGGGACCAGGCCGCCAGCGGCGTGGATATCAGAGTTCTGCTGAATATAAGAATTGCGGGACATGTCCGGCAGTCACTCCCAAATAGTCTTGTCTGGATACGCATAAGCCAGCTCGAGGCTGGCTTATGGTTGTGTTTTCTAACGAGTCAGAAATCAGTCGGCTTGTGGAGCTTCCACCGGCTTGACAGCTTCTTCGTAAGAGACCGCTTTATCGGTCACCTTGGCCTTCTGCAGAACAGTATCCACAACTTGCTCTTCCAGCACAACCGAACGAACCTCGTTCAATTGAGCGTCGTTTTTGTAGTACCAAGCTACAACCTGCTCTGGCTCCTGGTAAGCGGAAGCCATTTCCTGAATCATTTCGCGAACGCGATCTTCGTCAGGCTTGAGGTCGAACTGCTTGACCACTTCAGCCACGATCAGGCCCAGCACTACGCGGCGGTTGGCTTGCTCTTCGAACAGCTCGGCCGGCAGTTGGTCTGGCTTGATGTTGCCACCGAACTGTTGAACAGCCTGCACGCGCAGACGGTCAACTTCGTTGGCCAGCAGGGATTTAGGCACTTCGATCGGGTTGGCAGCCAGCAGGCCGTCCATTACCTGGTTCTTGACCTTGGACTTGATCGCCTGACGCAGTTCACGCTCCATGTTCTTGCGAACTTCGGCGCGGAAACCTTCCAGACCGGTTTCCTTGATGCCGAACTGGGCGAAGAACTCTTCGTTCAGTTCTGGCAGCTTAGGCTCGGAAACAGTGTTCACGGTTACGGTGAACTCGGCTTCTTTGCCAGCCAGGTCCAGGTTCTGGTAGTCAGCAGGGAAAGTCAGTTTCAGAACGCGTTCTTCACCGGCTTTGGCGCCTACCAGGCCTTCTTCGAAGCCAGGAATCATACGGCCCGAACCCAGGACCAGCTGAGTACCGGTGGCGGAGCCGCCAGCGAATACTTCGCCGTCTACCTTGCCAACGAAATCGATGTTCAGTTGATCATCGTTCTGGGCAGCACGATCAGTCACTTCAAAGCGGGTGTTCTGCTTGCGCAGCACGTCCAGCATCTTGTCCAGGTCGGCATCAGCCACTTCGGCGCTCAGGCGCTCGATAGCGATGGTATCCAGACCGGTTACTTCGAATTCAGGGAATACTTCGAAAGTAGCAACGTATTCCAGATCTTTGCCTTTTTCGAAAACTTTAGGCTCGATCGAAGGAGCACCGGCCGGGTTCAGCTTCTGCTCAACCACAGCTTCGTAGAACGAAGACTGGACTACATTGCCCAGCGCTTCCTGGCGCGCATCAGCTTCGTAACGCTGACGGATTACGCTCATTGGCACCTTGCCTGGACGGAAGCCCGGGATCTTGGCCTTTTGGGCAGTCTGTTGCAGACGCTTGTTGACTTCAGCCTCAATACGCTCAGCTGGCACGCCAATGGTCATGCGACGCTCAAGAGCGGAAGTATTTTCAACAGAAACTTGCATGGATATTCCTCGTTGCACAGACATTAGCCGGCCGTTTCCGACCCCATAATCAAGGGCAAGCATTCTAGTGGGTCAAACTCAAGAAGTCACCCTACCGCAAACACCCTGGGAAACGGCCGACAGAAATTAAGTAAAAGCAGCCATCCGCCTCGCCTTCTATATAGATAGAAGACTGCACTGATCAATTGGCGATAACGGGCAGCCTTTGGAGCCACCCCGATCTGCGCGCATTGTCACACAAATCGCAGAGGACGCTAAGCATGCGGGAAACAAGGCGCCGAGCGACACCCCTGTGTGCGATTGTCAAACCGCAGGTACAAAAAAACGCCAGAGGATTAGTCTGGCGTTTTCTTTTAATATGGGGTGGACGAAGGGGATCGAACCCTCGACAACGGGAGTCACAATCCCGTGCTCTACCAACTGAGCTACGCCCACCATAGTGCGCTTACAACCCTGCCCGCTCCTGAAAGCAAACAGTTACAACCAAAGAAAAAGCCGCTACAAGCGGCCTATCCAAATTTGGTGCGGACGGAGAGACTCGAACTCTCACACCTTGCGGCGCTGGAACCTAAATCCAGTGTGTCTACCAATTCCACCACATCCGCATTTCAAACTTCTGAAGCAAAGACGCCAGATTTTTAATCTGGCGGCTTTCTAAATATGGGGTGGACGAAGGGGATCGAACCCTCGACAACGGGAGTCACAATCCCGTGCTCTACCAACTGAGCTACGCCCACCATATTGCCTGTACTGCTTTACTTGTGCCAAAGCTGCCTAATGGCGCACCCGGCAGGACTCGAACCTGCGACCATCCGCTTAGAAGGCGGATGCTCTATCCAGCTGAGCTACGGGCGCATTGTTAGCCTGTATTCTTTGACGACTACAAACCAATTGCCTTCAGTATCACCAAGCTGGACAACAACTTCGCTCTACCTTCTTAACCAGTGCTAGGCTGTGCCCGACAAGTGCGACGAATGTTATAGGTGAGCCTGTAACCCGTCAACTGTTTTTTAAAAAAAGTTTAGAAATATAAAGGAGTTAGGGCAATAAACAGACCAGGCGCCTTTGCCCTCGCGCCACGGCATGCGAGAATGCACGTCCTTTTTCCACCCTTTACGATGGTTAATCACGCGTAATGACTGCACAACTAATCGACGGTAAAGCGATCGCCGCCAGCCTGCGCCAGCAGATTGCCAAACGTGTCGCCGAGCGTCACGAGCAAGGCCTGCGCACCCCTGGTCTGGCAGTGATTCTGGTCGGCAGCGATCCTGCTTCCCAGGTTTATGTTTCGCACAAGCGTAAAGACTGCGAAGAGGTAGGCTTTATTTCCCAAGCCTATGACCTGCCTTCTGACACTACCCAACAGGACCTGACCGACCTGATCGACCGTCTCAATGACGACGCGAACATCGACGGCATCCTGCTGCAACTGCCATTGCCCGCCCATCTGGATGCCTCCAGACTGCTGGAGCGCATTCGCCCGGACAAAGACGTCGACGGTTTCCACCCTTATAACGTCGGCCGCCTGGCCCAGCGCATCCCGCTGCTGCGCCCATGCACTCCCAAAGGCATCATGGCCCTGCTGGAAAGCACCGGCCAGGACCTGTACGGCATGGACGCAGTGATTGTCGGCGCTTCCAACATCGTTGGCCGCCCGATGGCGATGGAATTGTTGCTGGCTGGCTGCACCGTGACCGTGACCCACCGCTTCACCAAGGACCTGGCCGGCCACGTTGGCCGCGCCGATCTGGTGGTGGTAGCTGCCGGCAAGCCTGGCCTGGTCAAGGGCGAGTGGATCAAGGAAGGCGCCATCGTGATCGACGTGGGCATCAACCGCCAGGCGGATGGCAAGCTGGTGGGCGACGTGGTTTACGAGACCGCCCTGCCCCGCGCCGGCTGGATCACCCCGGTGCCGGGCGGCGTTGGCCCGATGACCCGTGCCTGCCTGCTGGAAAACACCTTGTACGCAGCCGAAGAATTGCACGGCAAATAGTGCAAAGCGCTGCAAAAAAACGGCACCTTCGGGTGCCGTTTTTATTGGCGCCGCTAAAAACCGGACAAACAAAAGCCCGCACTTGGCGCAATGCTGTTCACTTAAGAGCAACGCAGTTCAAGTGTGGGAGCGGGCTTGCTCGCGATGGCCTTCAGAACACCGCATTTACTTGGTAAATACGCGTCATCATTTACGACCATCGCGAGCAAGCCCGCTCCCACACAGGCACAAATCGTTTAAGTGAACAACATTACGCACTTGGCGGGCCGTTGTTCAAACAACGAGCAACCTAGTCAGCCAGCCGCCAGGTTGTCCCGCCTTTACTGTCTTCCAGCACTACACCCATTGCCGCGAGCTGATCACGGATACGGTCAGACTCCGCCCAGTCCTTGCCGGCACGGGCAGCCAGACGCGCATCGATCAAAGCCTGCACCTGAGCGGCATCGACCTTGCCTTCAGCACCTGCCTGCAGGAAGTCGTCAGCCTCAAGCTGCAACACACCCAGCACATCGGCCAACTGCTTGAGGCGCGCTGCCAGACCGGCAGCCGCCTGCAAATCGGTTTCACGCAAGCGGTTGATCTCGCGAACCATCTCGAACAGCACCGCACAGGCTTCCGGCGTACCGAAGTCGTCGTTCATGACCTGGGTAAAACGCTCAACAAACGCCTCACCACCGGCCGGGGCAACTTTCGGCAAGCCTTTAAGCGCGTTGTAGAAACGATCCAGGGCTGCCTTGGCATCCTTGAGATTGTCTTCCGAATAGTTGATCGAGCTACGGTAGTGGCTCGACACCAACAGATAACGCACCACCTCCGGGTGATATTTCGCCAGAACGTCGCGAATGGTGAAGAAGTTGTTCAAGGACTTGGACATCTTCTCGCCATTGATGCGAATCATCCCGCAATGCATCCAGGCATTGGCGTAGGTTTTACCCGTGGCCGCCTCGCTTTGCGCGATTTCGTTCTCATGGTGCGGAAACTCCAGGTCGCTGCCGCCGCCATGAATATCGAACGTCTCACCCAGGCAGCAGGTGGACATCACCGAGCATTCGATATGCCAGCCCGGACGACCCGGGCCCCACGGCGATTCCCAGCTCGGCTCGCCCGGCTTGACGCCTTTCCACAGCACGAAGTCCAGCGGATCGTCCTTGGCCTCATCGACCTCGATGCGCGCGCCGATACGCAGATCCTCGATCTTTTTGCGCGACAGCTTGCCGTAGCCCATGAACTTGGCAACGCGGTAGTACACGTCACCATTGCCCGGGGCATAGGCGTAACCCTTGTCGATCAGGGTCTGGATCATTGCGTGCATGCCAGGGATATGGTCCGTGGCACGGGGCTCCATATCCGGCTTGAGGATATTGAGGCGCGCCTCGTCTTCATGCATTGCCGCAATCATGCGCTCGGTCAGCGCCTCGAAAGGCTCGCCGTTTTCGCGGGCACGATTGATGATCTTGTCTTCAATGTCCGTGATATTGCGCACATAGGTCAGGTTATAACCGCTGAAACGCAACCAGCGGGTCACCAGATCGAAGGCAATCATGCTGCGACCATGGCCAATGTGGCAGTAGTCGTACACGGTCATGCCGCACACGTACATGCGAACATTGTTGCCGTCCAGCGGCTTGAAAACTTCTTTGCTCTTGGTGAGCGTGTTGTAGATCGTAAGCACGGCTTGTTCCTTCAAAACTTGATCACTGGCCCCACGAATCACGCAGGGTCACGGTACGGTTGAATACCGGGTGACCGGGTTTCGAGTCCTTGATATCTGCGCAGAAGTAACCTTCGCGCTCGAACTGGAAACGGTCTTCCGGCTGTGCATTGCCCAGCGAGGGTTCAGCACGACAACCGGTCAGTACCTGCAGCGAGTCAGGGTTGATGTTTTCCAGGAAGCCCGCACCGTCTTCGGCCTTTTCAGGGTTCGGCGAACGGAACAGACGATCATACAAACGTACTTCGCACTCGACGCTGGCTGCTGCCGGCACCCAGTGCACAACACCTTTGACCTTGCGACCTTCCGGGTTTTTGCCCAGGGTTTCAGGGTCATACGAGCAATGCAGTTCAACGATGTTGCCATCGGCATCCTTGATTGCTTCGTCGGCGCGGATCACATAGCTGCCGCGCAAACGCACTTCGCCCGCAGGCTCAAGACGCTTGTAGCCTTTTGGTGGCTCTTCCATGAAGTCGTCACGGTCGATGTAGATTTCACGGGCGAACGGCAATACCCGCACACCCATGTCTTCTTTCGGGTGGCAAGGCAGCTCAAGGTTTTCGACCTTGTCTTCAGGGTAGTTGGTGATAATCACTTTCAACGGACGCAGCACGCACATGGCGCGCGGCGCGCTGTGGTCCAGATCGTCACGAATGCTGAATTCCAGCATGCCGAAGTCCACTACACCGTCGGAACGGTTGGTGCCGACCATGTCGCAGAAATTGCGGATCGACTTGGGCGTGTAGCCACGGCGACGGAAACCCGACAGCGTCGACATGCGCGGGTCATCCCAGCCATTGACGTGCTTTTCATCGACCAGCTGCTTGAGCTTGCGTTTGCTGGTGATGGTGTAGTTCAGGTTCAGACGGCTGAATTCGTACTGACGCGGGTGCGCCGGCACTGGCAGGTTGTCCAGGAACCATTCATACAGCGGACGGTGGCTTTCGAACTCCAGGGTGCAGATCGAATGGGTGATGCCTTCAATGGCATCCGACTGACCGTGGGTGAAGTCATAGTTCGGGTAGATGCACCACTTGTCACCGGTCTGGTGGTGATGGGCATGGCGGATGCGATACATGATCGGATCGCGCAGGTTCATGTTCGGCGACGCCATGTCGATCTTGGCGCGCAGCACGCACTTGCCGTCTTCGAACTCACCGGCGGTCATGCGGGCGAACAGGTCCAGGTTCTCTTCGACGCTGCGCTCGCGAAACGGGCTGTTCTTGCCAGGCTCGGTCAGGCTGCCGCGGTATTCCTTGGCTTGCTCAGGGGTCAGGTCGCAAACGTAGGCCTTACCTTCTTTAATCAGGTAAATCGCCCACGCGTGCAACTGGTCGAAATATTGCGAGGCATAGCGCACTTCGCCAGACCACTCAAAGCCCAGCCACTTGACGTCGCTTTCGATGGCGTCGATGTATTCCTGGTCTTCCTTGGCCGGGTTGGTGTCGTCAAAACGCAAATGCGTTACGCCGCCGAATTCCTGAGCCAGCCCGAAGTTCACACAAATGGATTTGGCGTGACCGATGTGCAGGTAGCCGTTGGGCTCCGGCGGAAAGCGGGTCACGATCTGCGTGTATTTACCCGAGTCTAGGTCCGCCTGAACGATTGGACGCAGGAAGTTAGCCGGGACAGCAGGGCCAGCCTTTGGATTCAGAGTGGGGTCGACAGTGGGCTTGCTCATAGGATCCTTGAACGTAACAGGGTGCGCGGCCTGGGTCGGCCGACTAAATCAAAGCGCCTATCATAGCCGATGCCGTCAAGTCACCGACAGAGCAGGTGCTCAATCAAAGCGATTGAAATGCCGGCTTTTAGTCCCCATATGGGAAAAACACCATCGAAATGCCGTGCGAGCACGCTAAACTCCGCCCGCGGCTGTATCTACCCAGCCAGCCCGGGGGATTGAGGTGTGTTCACCCCGCTCCCTGGCCCGACGAATTCCCTGATAGAGCGATACGACCATGACCCAAGTAAAACTGAGCACCAACCACGGCGACATCGTGATCGAACTGAACGCTGAAAAAGCACCGATCACCGTAGCCAACTTCATCGAATACGTAAAAGCCGGCCACTACGAAAACACCGTTTTCCACCGTGTAATCGGCAATTTCATGATCCAGGGCGGCGGTTTTGAGCCAGGCATGAAAGAAAAGAAAGACAAGCGCCCAAGCATCCAGAACGAAGCCGACAACGGCCTGCCAAACGAGAAGTACACCGTGGCCATGGCTCGCACCATGGAGCCGCATTCGGCTTCCGCCCAGTTCTTTATCAACGTGGCTGACAACAGCTTCCTGAACCACAGCGGCAAAACCGCCCAGGGTTGGGGCTACGCTGTATTCGGTAAAGTCGTTGCCGGCCAGGACGTAGTAGACAAGATCAAAGGCGTTGCCACCACTTCCAAAGCCGGCCACCAGGACGTGCCAAAAGAAGACGTGATCGTCGAGAAAGCAGAGATCATTGAGTGATACTGCTGATTTCAGATTTGCATCTGGAAGAGGAGCGCCCGGATATTACCCGGGCGTTTCTGGATTTCCTGACCGGGCGTGCGCGCTCGGCTCAGGCGCTCTACATCCTGGGCGATTTTTTTGAAGCCTGGATTGGCGACGATGCCATGACACCCTATCAGCGCTCGATCTGTGAAGCGCTGCGAACACTCAGCGACACCGGCACGCAGATTTTTCTGATGCACGGCAACCGCGACTTTTTACTTGGCCAGGCCTTTTGCAAAGCGGCTGGCTGCACCCTGATCAAAGACCCCAGCGTGGTCGACTTCTATGGCGAGCCGGTTTTGCTGATGCACGGCGACAGCCTGTGCACCCGCGACGAAGCCTATATGCGCCTGCGACGCATCCTGCGCAACCCCGTCACTTTATGGGTCCTGCGCCACCTGCCACTGAGCACGCGGCACAAACTGGCGCGCAAGCTGCGCAGCGAAAGCCGCGCGCAAACCCGCATGAAAGCCAATGACATTGTTGACGTGACCGCCGAGGAAGTACCGCGGATCATGGCGCACTATGGCGTGCACACCCTGATTCACGGCCACACCCATCGCCCGGCGATTCACAAGCTGCAGATCGGCGATCAGGCCGCCCGCCGTATTGTGCTGGGCGACTGGGACCGTCAGGGCTGGGTGCTGCAAGTGGATGAACAAGGCATGCAGATGGCGCCGTTTGATTTTGCGCCTGCCTAGAGTCAAAAGCCCCTCACCCTGGCCCTCTCCCGGAGGGAGAGGGAACTGACCGCATGCAGATTCAAGAACACCACAGATCAGCCCCCTCTCCCTCCGGGAGAGGGCTGGGGTGAGGGCAAGAAGCCCCCACATCAATGCCCGCTGGTCGCCGGCCCCGCCTTCGCTGCAAATGGCGGCTTGGCCAGCCACACCAGCAAAATCAAGCCCATAAACAGCCAACCCATCATGGTGAAGTAATCCACGGTGGAGAACATATAAGCCTGGCTGGTCAGAATCTGATCCATCTGCGCGTAGGCTGGTGTACTGGCGCCGCCCAGGCTTTCGAGCGTATGCCGGGTTACCGGGTCATAGGCGCTGATGCTTTCACTCATATAGGCATGATGCTGGTCAGCCCGGCGAATCCAGATCCAGGTCGTCAGGGACGCCGCAAAGCTGCCGCCAAGCGTGCGCAGGAACGTCGCCAGCCCGGCGCCATCGGCAATCTGATGCGGCGGTAAATCCGACATCAAAATGGTCAGCGTCGGCATAAAGAACAGCGCCACGCCAATCCCCATAAACAGTTGCACCATCGCGATATGCTGGAAATCCACCTGATTGGTGAATTCGGCACGCATAAAGCAGCTCAGGCCAATGGCCAAAAACGCCAGCCCGGCCAACAGGCGCAAGTCGAATTTATTGGCGTATTTGCCCACAAACGGCGACATCAGTACCGGCAGAATCCCGATCGGCGCCACTGCCAGCCCGGCCCAGGTGGCGGTGTAGCCCATCTGCGTCTGTAGCCACTGCGGTAGAATCAGGTTGATACCAAAGAACCCGGCATAACCCAGCACCAGCACAATGGTGCCAATACGGAAGTTGCGGTGGGCAAACAAGCGCAGGTTGACGATCGGATGCTTGTCAGTCATTTCCCAAATAACAAAGGCCGCCAGCGCCACCACGGACAATGCAGTACCCAGCAGGATGAAATTGGACTCGAACCAGTCCAGGTCATTGCCTTTGTCGAGCACGATCTGCAGCGCGCCCACACCAATGATCAGGGTGATAAGCCCCACATAATCCATCGGTTGCCGGGTAATCACCACCGGCCGCGCTTTCAATTGCTGGCGAACCACCATCACGGCAAAGATGCCGATCGGGATATTGATAAAGAAGATCCACGGCCAGCTGTAACTGTCAGTAATCCAGCCGCCCAGAATGGGCCCGGCAATCGGTGCAACCACCGTGACCATCGCCAGCAATGCCAATGCCATCCCCCTTTTTGCCGGGGGGTAGACTGCAATCAGCAGGGTCTGCGTCATAGGGTACAGCGGCCCCGCTACCAACCCCTGGAGCACGCGAAACCCGACCAGCTCGGGCATCGACGTCGAAATACCGCACAGAAACGAGGCCAGCACGAACAGCATGGTGGCCCACAGAAACAACTTCACCTCGCCAAAACGCCGGCTTAGCCAGCCGGTCAACGGCAAGGCAATGGCGTTACTGACGGCAAAGGAGGTAATTACCCACGTTCCCTGCTCCGAACTCACCCCCAGATTGCCGGAGATGGTCGGCAAGGCAACGTTGGCGATGGTGGTGTCGAGCACCTGCATA harbors:
- a CDS encoding DHA2 family efflux MFS transporter permease subunit, with product MSTNASFSPPSLVMATIGLSLATFMQVLDTTIANVALPTISGNLGVSSEQGTWVITSFAVSNAIALPLTGWLSRRFGEVKLFLWATMLFVLASFLCGISTSMPELVGFRVLQGLVAGPLYPMTQTLLIAVYPPAKRGMALALLAMVTVVAPIAGPILGGWITDSYSWPWIFFINIPIGIFAVMVVRQQLKARPVVITRQPMDYVGLITLIIGVGALQIVLDKGNDLDWFESNFILLGTALSVVALAAFVIWEMTDKHPIVNLRLFAHRNFRIGTIVLVLGYAGFFGINLILPQWLQTQMGYTATWAGLAVAPIGILPVLMSPFVGKYANKFDLRLLAGLAFLAIGLSCFMRAEFTNQVDFQHIAMVQLFMGIGVALFFMPTLTILMSDLPPHQIADGAGLATFLRTLGGSFAASLTTWIWIRRADQHHAYMSESISAYDPVTRHTLESLGGASTPAYAQMDQILTSQAYMFSTVDYFTMMGWLFMGLILLVWLAKPPFAAKAGPATSGH
- the cysS gene encoding cysteine--tRNA ligase, translated to MLTIYNTLTKSKEVFKPLDGNNVRMYVCGMTVYDYCHIGHGRSMIAFDLVTRWLRFSGYNLTYVRNITDIEDKIINRARENGEPFEALTERMIAAMHEDEARLNILKPDMEPRATDHIPGMHAMIQTLIDKGYAYAPGNGDVYYRVAKFMGYGKLSRKKIEDLRIGARIEVDEAKDDPLDFVLWKGVKPGEPSWESPWGPGRPGWHIECSVMSTCCLGETFDIHGGGSDLEFPHHENEIAQSEAATGKTYANAWMHCGMIRINGEKMSKSLNNFFTIRDVLAKYHPEVVRYLLVSSHYRSSINYSEDNLKDAKAALDRFYNALKGLPKVAPAGGEAFVERFTQVMNDDFGTPEACAVLFEMVREINRLRETDLQAAAGLAARLKQLADVLGVLQLEADDFLQAGAEGKVDAAQVQALIDARLAARAGKDWAESDRIRDQLAAMGVVLEDSKGGTTWRLAD
- a CDS encoding peptidylprolyl isomerase, translated to MTQVKLSTNHGDIVIELNAEKAPITVANFIEYVKAGHYENTVFHRVIGNFMIQGGGFEPGMKEKKDKRPSIQNEADNGLPNEKYTVAMARTMEPHSASAQFFINVADNSFLNHSGKTAQGWGYAVFGKVVAGQDVVDKIKGVATTSKAGHQDVPKEDVIVEKAEIIE
- a CDS encoding glutamine--tRNA ligase/YqeY domain fusion protein, producing the protein MSKPTVDPTLNPKAGPAVPANFLRPIVQADLDSGKYTQIVTRFPPEPNGYLHIGHAKSICVNFGLAQEFGGVTHLRFDDTNPAKEDQEYIDAIESDVKWLGFEWSGEVRYASQYFDQLHAWAIYLIKEGKAYVCDLTPEQAKEYRGSLTEPGKNSPFRERSVEENLDLFARMTAGEFEDGKCVLRAKIDMASPNMNLRDPIMYRIRHAHHHQTGDKWCIYPNYDFTHGQSDAIEGITHSICTLEFESHRPLYEWFLDNLPVPAHPRQYEFSRLNLNYTITSKRKLKQLVDEKHVNGWDDPRMSTLSGFRRRGYTPKSIRNFCDMVGTNRSDGVVDFGMLEFSIRDDLDHSAPRAMCVLRPLKVIITNYPEDKVENLELPCHPKEDMGVRVLPFAREIYIDRDDFMEEPPKGYKRLEPAGEVRLRGSYVIRADEAIKDADGNIVELHCSYDPETLGKNPEGRKVKGVVHWVPAAASVECEVRLYDRLFRSPNPEKAEDGAGFLENINPDSLQVLTGCRAEPSLGNAQPEDRFQFEREGYFCADIKDSKPGHPVFNRTVTLRDSWGQ
- the folD gene encoding bifunctional methylenetetrahydrofolate dehydrogenase/methenyltetrahydrofolate cyclohydrolase FolD — translated: MTAQLIDGKAIAASLRQQIAKRVAERHEQGLRTPGLAVILVGSDPASQVYVSHKRKDCEEVGFISQAYDLPSDTTQQDLTDLIDRLNDDANIDGILLQLPLPAHLDASRLLERIRPDKDVDGFHPYNVGRLAQRIPLLRPCTPKGIMALLESTGQDLYGMDAVIVGASNIVGRPMAMELLLAGCTVTVTHRFTKDLAGHVGRADLVVVAAGKPGLVKGEWIKEGAIVIDVGINRQADGKLVGDVVYETALPRAGWITPVPGGVGPMTRACLLENTLYAAEELHGK
- the clpP gene encoding ATP-dependent Clp endopeptidase proteolytic subunit ClpP, which encodes MSRNSYIQQNSDIHAAGGLVPMVVEQSARGERAYDIYSRLLKERIIFLVGPVEDYMANLVAAQLLFLEAENPDKDIHLYINSPGGSVTAGMSIYDTMQFIKPDVSTICIGQACSMGAFLLAGGAPGKRHCLPNSRMMIHQPLGGFQGQASDIDIHAKEILNIRHRLNSLLAHHTGQTLETIERDTERDNFMSAERATEYGLIDSVFSKRQMPA
- the lpxH gene encoding UDP-2,3-diacylglucosamine diphosphatase, which produces MILLISDLHLEEERPDITRAFLDFLTGRARSAQALYILGDFFEAWIGDDAMTPYQRSICEALRTLSDTGTQIFLMHGNRDFLLGQAFCKAAGCTLIKDPSVVDFYGEPVLLMHGDSLCTRDEAYMRLRRILRNPVTLWVLRHLPLSTRHKLARKLRSESRAQTRMKANDIVDVTAEEVPRIMAHYGVHTLIHGHTHRPAIHKLQIGDQAARRIVLGDWDRQGWVLQVDEQGMQMAPFDFAPA
- the tig gene encoding trigger factor; translated protein: MQVSVENTSALERRMTIGVPAERIEAEVNKRLQQTAQKAKIPGFRPGKVPMSVIRQRYEADARQEALGNVVQSSFYEAVVEQKLNPAGAPSIEPKVFEKGKDLEYVATFEVFPEFEVTGLDTIAIERLSAEVADADLDKMLDVLRKQNTRFEVTDRAAQNDDQLNIDFVGKVDGEVFAGGSATGTQLVLGSGRMIPGFEEGLVGAKAGEERVLKLTFPADYQNLDLAGKEAEFTVTVNTVSEPKLPELNEEFFAQFGIKETGLEGFRAEVRKNMERELRQAIKSKVKNQVMDGLLAANPIEVPKSLLANEVDRLRVQAVQQFGGNIKPDQLPAELFEEQANRRVVLGLIVAEVVKQFDLKPDEDRVREMIQEMASAYQEPEQVVAWYYKNDAQLNEVRSVVLEEQVVDTVLQKAKVTDKAVSYEEAVKPVEAPQAD